A window of the Clostridia bacterium genome harbors these coding sequences:
- a CDS encoding pitrilysin family protein has product MKRLKTSFFLPLLLLAVLAAPLVAQDLASFEKRITVRELPNGLTVIICRRPEAPVFSFSTFVDAGSVQDPRGKTGLAHMMEHMAFKGTDKIGTTNYTAEKAALDQVEAAYAAYNRERLKRVGRDDKKVAALEKAWKDATSRADKYVIKNQFGEIVEREGGVGLNAGTGYDETEYLYSMPVNRTELWAYLESERFLHPTMREFYKERDVVIEERRMRTDSQPIGRLVEQFLGAAFSASAYHRPTVGYMSDLNEFSATDAINFFKTYYVPSNMVVSVTGDVDPAKIMPVIERYFGRIPSGAKPTEYFTNEPPQNSERQVILRDPSQPFYIEGYHRPDYRDPDDAVYDAITDLMSSGRTSRLYRSLVRDKKIAAFAAGFSGFPGTKYPHLFAFYAVPTPGHTPKEMADGIRAEIERLKTQDVTDDELKMVKTRAKASLIRSLDSNSGLASNLATMQARYGDWRELFRQVDRIDRVTKEDIRRVAKKTFVENNRTVGLIETAAPAASNKGGK; this is encoded by the coding sequence GCATCACCGTGCGAGAACTTCCGAACGGCCTCACCGTAATTATTTGCCGACGCCCGGAAGCGCCAGTTTTTTCTTTCAGTACGTTCGTCGATGCCGGGTCTGTTCAGGATCCCCGCGGCAAGACCGGCCTGGCTCACATGATGGAGCACATGGCGTTCAAGGGCACCGACAAGATCGGCACCACCAACTACACGGCAGAGAAGGCCGCCCTCGATCAGGTCGAAGCTGCTTATGCCGCTTACAACCGCGAGCGGCTGAAGCGGGTGGGTCGCGATGACAAGAAGGTCGCCGCGCTTGAGAAAGCATGGAAAGACGCCACGTCACGAGCCGACAAGTACGTCATCAAGAACCAGTTTGGGGAAATCGTCGAGCGTGAAGGCGGCGTCGGACTGAATGCCGGCACTGGATACGACGAGACTGAATACCTCTACTCGATGCCGGTGAACCGCACAGAACTCTGGGCGTACCTGGAATCCGAGCGCTTCCTGCATCCCACGATGCGCGAGTTTTACAAGGAGCGTGACGTCGTCATCGAAGAGCGCCGGATGCGGACAGATAGTCAGCCGATTGGCCGCCTCGTCGAGCAGTTCCTTGGTGCCGCGTTCAGCGCCAGCGCCTATCACAGGCCCACCGTCGGGTATATGAGCGATCTCAACGAGTTCTCTGCGACCGACGCGATTAACTTCTTCAAGACGTACTACGTGCCCAGCAACATGGTGGTTTCGGTCACCGGCGATGTCGATCCCGCCAAGATCATGCCCGTGATCGAACGCTACTTCGGGCGCATCCCCTCCGGCGCCAAGCCGACTGAATATTTCACTAACGAGCCGCCGCAGAATTCCGAGCGCCAGGTGATTCTTCGCGATCCGTCGCAGCCCTTTTACATAGAGGGCTACCATCGCCCCGACTACCGCGATCCTGATGACGCCGTTTACGATGCCATCACCGATCTCATGTCCAGCGGACGCACCTCGCGCCTCTATCGCTCGCTCGTGCGCGACAAGAAGATTGCTGCCTTTGCCGCCGGATTCTCAGGATTTCCCGGAACCAAGTATCCGCACCTGTTCGCTTTCTACGCAGTTCCCACGCCCGGCCACACGCCCAAGGAGATGGCGGACGGCATCCGCGCAGAAATCGAACGCCTCAAAACACAGGACGTCACTGACGACGAACTCAAGATGGTGAAGACACGCGCCAAGGCATCGCTCATTCGTTCGCTGGACAGCAACTCCGGCCTCGCCTCCAACCTCGCCACCATGCAAGCACGATACGGGGATTGGCGCGAACTCTTCCGGCAGGTCGATCGCATCGACCGCGTCACGAAGGAAGACATACGCCGCGTAGCCAAAAAGACCTTCGTAGAGAACAACCGTACAGTCGGCTTGATTGAAACCGCCGCTCCTGCCGCCTCCAATAAAGGAGGAAAGTAA
- a CDS encoding pitrilysin family protein: MMTTQRNLLTINVVFGLLLSSVSLFAQTATAPKAPQNNPTAAPSPTSVPPATKPTINAPVPKSWKQIRIPALPDWKPRQPNRIELSNGMVVFLQEDHELPLIEGSMRIRGGSRVEPAAKIGLVDTFGEVWRTGGTASKTGDQLDDFLEARAAKLETNGGIDSTTIGFSCLKQDFNDVFGLFVELLREPAFREDKIALAKDQLNTGISRRNDDSGSIAVRESTRLAYGKDNPYARIPEYFTVAAINRQDLVNWHKQYVHPNNIIIGISGDFDAKQMELRLRQAFESWPKGPEAPKVNIAIEAAKPGLYVVNKEDVNQSEIQMVAPGIVRSNPDYFAVSVMNEIFGGGFSSRLFTNLRTKKGLAYSVGGGVGSGWDHPGIFRLAMGTKSASTVEAIQGLWAEAEDIVKNPPTEVELKRGKDSILNGFVFNFDSPAKVMLEKMRYEFYGYPLDFLERYRAEVEKVTVADVARVAKKYVHRDQLAVLVVGNAGEFDKQLAALGPVTPVDITIPTGEAPASGAGAAEPRAAVSNPGGKQLIAKVIQFLGGDAKLQSVKTLGQRGTSLRKTPQGELPLGITGTVIYPDRTAVIYSIGGQEIRNVVTPALAFAAMPDGVRDMPDSMKEDSLKSLRRDIINVAQHADDPKYLFAANGTENLDGKQAAIFDINADGAEARWYIDPNTGEVLRSLSTVMGQTGPAEREVDYSAWKDFGGVKMFTVRTLKENGQQIASDTIEEWTINPQVDPKLFDKPAPAKQAQ; the protein is encoded by the coding sequence ATGATGACAACTCAACGAAATCTGCTGACCATCAACGTTGTTTTTGGACTCCTGCTCTCGTCGGTGTCTCTCTTTGCGCAGACCGCAACTGCGCCGAAGGCTCCGCAGAACAACCCGACCGCCGCTCCTTCGCCGACCAGTGTGCCGCCTGCCACCAAGCCAACCATCAACGCGCCTGTCCCCAAGTCTTGGAAACAGATTCGCATTCCAGCACTGCCTGACTGGAAGCCGCGTCAGCCCAATCGCATAGAGCTCTCCAATGGCATGGTCGTATTCCTACAGGAGGACCACGAACTGCCTCTCATCGAAGGCTCGATGCGGATTCGTGGCGGCTCGCGGGTTGAGCCAGCAGCCAAGATCGGGCTTGTAGATACGTTCGGCGAAGTTTGGCGCACCGGCGGCACTGCCAGCAAGACTGGCGATCAGCTCGATGACTTTCTGGAGGCGCGAGCTGCGAAACTGGAAACAAATGGCGGTATTGACAGCACCACCATCGGCTTCTCCTGCCTTAAGCAGGATTTCAACGACGTCTTCGGACTGTTTGTAGAACTCCTTCGCGAACCGGCGTTCCGCGAAGACAAGATCGCTCTTGCCAAGGACCAGCTCAATACCGGGATTTCGCGGCGTAACGACGACAGCGGCTCCATCGCCGTTCGCGAGTCCACGCGCCTCGCGTACGGCAAGGACAATCCTTACGCGCGAATTCCCGAATACTTCACCGTTGCAGCCATTAATCGCCAAGACCTCGTCAATTGGCACAAGCAGTACGTTCACCCCAACAACATCATCATCGGCATCTCTGGCGACTTCGACGCCAAGCAAATGGAATTGCGCCTGCGCCAAGCGTTCGAGTCTTGGCCGAAAGGCCCGGAAGCTCCGAAGGTCAACATCGCCATAGAAGCCGCGAAGCCCGGCCTCTACGTCGTCAACAAAGAGGACGTTAACCAGAGTGAGATCCAAATGGTCGCGCCCGGCATAGTGCGCAGCAATCCCGACTACTTTGCCGTTAGCGTTATGAATGAAATCTTCGGCGGCGGGTTCTCGTCTCGTCTGTTCACTAACCTGCGCACGAAGAAAGGACTCGCGTACTCGGTCGGCGGCGGCGTTGGCTCAGGTTGGGATCATCCTGGCATATTCCGCCTGGCAATGGGTACGAAGAGCGCGAGCACTGTGGAAGCGATCCAGGGCCTCTGGGCTGAGGCAGAAGACATAGTCAAGAATCCGCCTACCGAGGTCGAACTGAAGCGTGGCAAGGACTCCATTCTGAACGGGTTCGTCTTCAACTTCGATTCGCCCGCGAAGGTAATGCTTGAGAAGATGCGCTATGAGTTCTATGGCTATCCTCTCGATTTCCTTGAGCGCTACCGCGCGGAGGTCGAGAAGGTCACTGTTGCGGATGTCGCTCGCGTGGCGAAGAAATATGTGCACCGCGACCAACTGGCAGTTCTCGTCGTAGGCAATGCCGGCGAGTTCGACAAACAACTCGCGGCACTTGGGCCGGTGACTCCCGTGGATATCACAATTCCAACAGGGGAAGCTCCCGCTAGCGGAGCAGGAGCAGCCGAACCCAGGGCGGCTGTCTCGAACCCTGGAGGCAAGCAGCTTATCGCCAAGGTCATTCAGTTCCTCGGCGGGGACGCCAAGTTGCAGTCCGTCAAGACTCTCGGACAGCGCGGCACTTCGCTACGCAAAACTCCGCAAGGCGAGTTGCCACTCGGCATCACCGGAACGGTGATCTATCCAGACCGCACGGCTGTCATCTACAGCATTGGCGGTCAGGAAATCCGCAACGTTGTCACCCCTGCTCTGGCGTTCGCCGCGATGCCGGACGGCGTTCGAGACATGCCGGACTCGATGAAAGAGGACAGCCTCAAGAGCCTCCGCCGCGACATCATCAACGTCGCGCAACACGCAGATGACCCGAAGTACCTCTTCGCCGCCAACGGCACCGAGAACCTTGACGGGAAGCAAGCCGCCATTTTCGACATCAATGCCGACGGTGCCGAAGCGCGCTGGTACATAGACCCCAATACCGGCGAGGTCCTTCGCAGCCTCTCAACAGTCATGGGACAAACCGGACCCGCCGAGCGAGAGGTGGACTACTCCGCATGGAAAGACTTTGGCGGCGTCAAGATGTTCACGGTGCGCACTCTGAAGGAAAACGGCCAGCAAATCGCCAGCGACACCATAGAGGAGTGGACGATTAACCCGCAGGTAGATCCCAAACTTTTCGACAAACCAGCACCGGCCAAACAAGCTCAATAG